Genomic DNA from Flavobacterium sp. N502540:
TCTTCTTTAGCTTTTTTTACAAAATCCATTGAAAAGAGCGGTGTAAAACCAACTCAAATTCATTTTGCTTCTGTAGTTTATGGTTTTGTCGGGATACTCTCGGTTATTATTGTGGCAATACCGGCGTTAATCTACTCTTTATTGGAGGGAACTGCGGGATCTGGTGAAGGATATGCCTTGGGAGCGGTTGTGATCTTGGCTCTATTTCTTTTTCTGATTTATGATTCGATATTAAAAAAAGGGGCTCTGTACCGTCTCATTATAAAACTTCTTCCTTCTGCAGTTGTCTTTTTGGATGATTTACAGCAAAACAGAATCTTAAAAAAGAAATTTCTGCAAGTTGTTTTTTATTCCGTGCTCATCGAGTTTGCCGGAATAGCACATTTGTATATTGCGATGATCGCTTTGGGATTTGAGCCGTCATTGCCTGCCGCTGTAATAGGGTATATTGTTTCGGTTATTTTTTTAATCGTTTCTCCGTTTCTGCGGGGGTTAGGAGCTATAGAAATCTCAATGAGTTTTATATTAATACAATTCGGGTTTGATAATGTTAGTGCTATCGCCATCACTTTTTTGTATCGTTTCTTCGAATTTTGGATTCCATTAGTTGCAGGGGCATTCCTCTTTTTGTTTAATGCGAATACCTTATTGATGCGGGTTGTGCCTTCGTTTTTACTTTTTGTCCTTGGGTTAATAAACATAGTGTCTGTATTAACTCCGGCTATTTCAGAACGATTGCACATCCTGAGAAACATTATTCCCGTCTCGGCTATTAAAGCATCAAATGATTTTGTGATAACCGCGGGTTTATTCATGTTGGTAAATGCGACATTTATGCTCAAAGGTTTGCGAAATGCGTGGTGGTCTGCCATTTTCTTAAGTGGTATTTCTGTGATCGGACACCTCACAAAGGCAATTGATTATGAAGAAGCGGTAATCGCTCTGATTGTTTTTATCAGTTTGATTATTACCAGAAAAGAATATTATATCAAGAGCAATGCGCACCTGCAGAGTATCGGATTAAAAACAGTTTTAATCACTATGGCAGCTGTTTTAATATACAGCATTCTGGGATTCTACTTTTTGGATAAGAAACATTTTGGCATCGATTTTCACTGGCAGCAATCTATTAGATATGGGCTCCAAAATTATTTTTTGGTGGGGAGCTCTGATTTGGTTCCCCTCGACAGATTTGCAAGGCGCTTTTTACTTTCCATCAACATTAGTGGTTTTTTATCCATAGGCTTTTTGATCTTTGCCTTAATCCGTCCCTATACCATAAAAAAGGAAGCAGTAGAAGATGATTTTTTATCTGCTAATGATCTTCTGAATCAGTATGGAACTTCTGCTTTAGATTATTTTAAAACGTATGACGATAAAAATATTTTTATAGCTAAAAGTAAAAAGTCTTTTTTAGCTTATCGTGTGGGGGATAGTTTTGCGGTGGTTTTAGAAAACCCCGTGGCAGCATCGGAGGATGAATTTAAACAGTGCATTATCGAGTTTGACGAGTATTGTTACGAGAATGGCTTGCGAAGTATTTATTATCGTGTTCCCGAAGAAAATTTAGAACTCTTTGTCTCACTGCACAAAAAGAATTTGTTTATAGGGCAGGAAGCTGTTGTGGATTTATCGGTATTTACGATGGAAGGAGGTGCTAAAAAATCATTGCGTAATGCGATAAGCAAAGTCAAAGAAAAGGGTTTTAAGACTACCATTCATACCGCACCGGTTAAGGATGGATTACTGCAAAAAGTTAAAGCGGTAAGTGATGAATGGCTTGCGGGTACCGGAAGAACTGAAATCATTTTTTCGCAAGGTAAATTTGATTGGGAAGAACTCAAACAGCAAACCATCATAACAGTGGAAAATGCTGAAGAGAAAATTGTGGCTTTTTTAAATGTGATTCCGGATTATGCTAAAGGAGAAGGAACATACGATTTGATTCGGAAAACCAATGATGCGCCAAATGGCATCATCGATTTTATCCTTTTAGAACTTTTTGCTTATTTGAAAACTCAGGGCTGTACCTCAGTCAATTTAGGATTAGCTGCGATGAGTGGAATTGAAGAACCGGACACTTTTTCGGAAAAGTCAATGAAGTTTGCGTATGAAAGAATTAAGTATTTTTCACATTATAAAGGATTGCGTGATTTTAAAGAAAAATTTTCCCCGGTTTGGTATAATAAATACTTAGTGTATACACATGATTATGATTTGCTACAGGCCCCGTTAGTTTTAAATAAAGTTGTAAAACCATAATTAAGAAGATGAAGGCCGGGAAAACAGTACCGTTCAATTGGGTTAGAGTCTCAGCAGTAATCTGTATAATTACCTGTATTTCTGATTTTGTAGTACTGTTTGTCTTAGGAAGGTGTTATCAGGAGTATAGTCAGCTGCAGAACACCATTAGTTCTTTGGGAGCAACTATTAGTCCGGTATCCAAATTAATTTCTGCCTGGTGGATTTTAATTGGAATCGTATTTATTTTTTTTGGAGTCCTTTTCAGAAAAGCCTTTGATAAAG
This window encodes:
- the mprF gene encoding bifunctional lysylphosphatidylglycerol flippase/synthetase MprF, whose protein sequence is MKTQVISNTIFSFFKDRKGVSFLRENDKIIRQFVFTIFFIGIGIWFIKHERSELVEVNTVITNASFFWVSCGIALAFLYVSLQALMYFASFKAVQSGISFKQAIILFLKRNFVSVFLPAGGISSLAFFTKSIEKSGVKPTQIHFASVVYGFVGILSVIIVAIPALIYSLLEGTAGSGEGYALGAVVILALFLFLIYDSILKKGALYRLIIKLLPSAVVFLDDLQQNRILKKKFLQVVFYSVLIEFAGIAHLYIAMIALGFEPSLPAAVIGYIVSVIFLIVSPFLRGLGAIEISMSFILIQFGFDNVSAIAITFLYRFFEFWIPLVAGAFLFLFNANTLLMRVVPSFLLFVLGLINIVSVLTPAISERLHILRNIIPVSAIKASNDFVITAGLFMLVNATFMLKGLRNAWWSAIFLSGISVIGHLTKAIDYEEAVIALIVFISLIITRKEYYIKSNAHLQSIGLKTVLITMAAVLIYSILGFYFLDKKHFGIDFHWQQSIRYGLQNYFLVGSSDLVPLDRFARRFLLSINISGFLSIGFLIFALIRPYTIKKEAVEDDFLSANDLLNQYGTSALDYFKTYDDKNIFIAKSKKSFLAYRVGDSFAVVLENPVAASEDEFKQCIIEFDEYCYENGLRSIYYRVPEENLELFVSLHKKNLFIGQEAVVDLSVFTMEGGAKKSLRNAISKVKEKGFKTTIHTAPVKDGLLQKVKAVSDEWLAGTGRTEIIFSQGKFDWEELKQQTIITVENAEEKIVAFLNVIPDYAKGEGTYDLIRKTNDAPNGIIDFILLELFAYLKTQGCTSVNLGLAAMSGIEEPDTFSEKSMKFAYERIKYFSHYKGLRDFKEKFSPVWYNKYLVYTHDYDLLQAPLVLNKVVKP